A stretch of the Bordetella genomosp. 8 genome encodes the following:
- a CDS encoding ABC transporter substrate-binding protein, whose amino-acid sequence MRFPSVIAMGGLFAALAAAPAYAVDEVTVALAIPPAVHDGAPYAAADELGYFKQENLSVKTIVFQGAGALLPQVASKRVTFGYPTSEPVISSYFSGKDILPLRYFYNGVPGNTMEFAVLANSPVKTLADFKGKQIGVGALTWGTIPGGRAALRTAGLTPGKDVDYVAVGALAAGFQALKTGKVEALNFNSSWNDMLEMSGTPIRRIAYPSVFAETAGNGFIAHVDTFRDHPDLMVRFGRAYTKAQVACVANPEFCVRAFWRANPQSKPAGDEAQALKDQATLLSRRLQRVLYTPSGQPRVPGYYDLKAITAGIQAMAAAGEYPSANVPVDNIFSNEFIKQINDFDVDAVRAQAKAAK is encoded by the coding sequence ATGCGTTTCCCCTCCGTAATCGCGATGGGCGGGCTGTTCGCCGCCCTGGCCGCGGCGCCCGCTTATGCCGTGGACGAAGTCACCGTCGCGCTGGCCATCCCGCCCGCCGTGCATGACGGCGCGCCCTACGCCGCCGCCGATGAACTCGGCTATTTCAAGCAGGAAAACCTGTCGGTCAAGACCATCGTGTTCCAGGGCGCGGGCGCCCTGTTGCCACAGGTCGCGAGCAAGCGCGTCACCTTCGGCTATCCGACCTCCGAACCGGTGATCTCCAGCTATTTCAGCGGCAAGGACATCCTGCCCCTGCGCTACTTCTATAACGGCGTGCCGGGCAACACCATGGAATTCGCCGTGCTGGCCAATTCGCCGGTCAAGACGCTGGCCGACTTCAAGGGCAAGCAGATCGGCGTCGGCGCGCTGACCTGGGGCACCATTCCCGGCGGCCGCGCCGCGCTGCGCACCGCCGGCCTGACGCCCGGCAAGGACGTGGACTACGTGGCCGTGGGCGCGCTCGCCGCCGGCTTCCAGGCCTTGAAGACCGGCAAGGTGGAAGCGCTGAACTTCAACAGCAGCTGGAACGACATGCTGGAGATGTCCGGCACGCCCATCCGCCGCATCGCCTACCCGTCCGTCTTCGCCGAAACCGCGGGCAACGGCTTCATCGCCCATGTGGACACCTTCCGCGACCATCCCGACCTGATGGTGCGCTTCGGCCGCGCCTATACCAAGGCGCAGGTGGCCTGCGTCGCCAATCCGGAATTCTGCGTGCGGGCCTTCTGGCGCGCCAATCCGCAATCCAAGCCGGCCGGCGATGAAGCCCAGGCGCTGAAGGACCAGGCCACGCTGCTCAGCCGGCGCCTGCAACGGGTGCTCTATACCCCGTCCGGCCAGCCGCGCGTGCCCGGCTACTACGATCTGAAGGCCATCACCGCCGGCATCCAGGCCATGGCGGCCGCGGGCGAGTATCCGTCGGCGAACGTGCCGGTGGACAATATCTTCTCCAACGAGTTCATCAAGCAGATCAACGATTTCGATGTCGATGCCGTGCGTGCGCAGGCGAAGGCGGCCAAATGA
- a CDS encoding NAD(P)H-dependent oxidoreductase has protein sequence MNVLIVYAHPEPRSLNGAIKEFTVERLRQAGHAVQVSDLYAMRWNAVVDRADNTAARTDAHYDVSTDSEQAYANGTQSADIAGEQEKLNWADAVILQFPLWWFSMPAILKGWVDRVYACGYAYGVGEHSDTHWGDRYGEGTLAGKRAMLVVTAGGWASHYAARGINGSIDDILFPIQHGILFFPGFDVLPPYVVYRTSHLDAAGFAGIRDTLGRRLDALATTEPIPFRKQNGGDYLIPELTLRPDIAPGQAGTAIHRRQAASRSPRDSQNTTR, from the coding sequence ATGAATGTCCTGATCGTTTATGCCCACCCCGAGCCTCGTTCCCTGAACGGGGCCATCAAGGAATTTACCGTCGAACGGCTGCGCCAGGCGGGACACGCCGTGCAGGTATCGGACCTGTACGCCATGCGCTGGAATGCGGTGGTGGATCGTGCCGACAATACCGCGGCGCGGACCGATGCACATTACGACGTATCCACGGATTCGGAGCAGGCTTATGCGAACGGCACGCAGAGCGCCGACATCGCCGGCGAACAGGAAAAATTGAATTGGGCCGATGCCGTGATCCTGCAGTTCCCGCTCTGGTGGTTTTCGATGCCGGCCATACTCAAGGGCTGGGTCGATCGCGTGTATGCCTGCGGATACGCCTATGGCGTGGGGGAACACTCGGACACGCATTGGGGCGACCGCTATGGCGAAGGCACCCTGGCCGGCAAGCGGGCCATGCTGGTGGTGACGGCGGGTGGCTGGGCGTCGCACTACGCCGCGCGCGGCATCAATGGGTCGATTGACGACATCCTGTTTCCCATCCAGCACGGCATCCTGTTCTTCCCGGGCTTCGACGTGCTGCCGCCTTATGTGGTCTACCGCACGAGCCACCTGGATGCCGCCGGCTTCGCCGGGATCCGTGACACGCTGGGCCGGCGACTGGATGCGTTGGCGACCACGGAACCCATCCCGTTCCGCAAGCAGAACGGCGGCGATTACCTGATACCCGAGCTGACCCTAAGGCCGGACATCGCCCCAGGTCAGGCGGGAACGGCCATCCATCGGCGTCAGGCGGCGTCGCGGTCGCCGCGCGATTCCCAGAACACCACGCGCTGA
- a CDS encoding ABC transporter ATP-binding protein encodes MSAALSFKRVGLTYPTRRGRIQALADIDLDIAPGEFVAVLGPSGCGKSTLLKLAAGLLHPTEGDVSLGGETVTRPSRRAGVVFQKPNLLPWKTVLDNVLLPARTMNLPAEPARERARSLLDLVSLGGFAGNYPGELSGGMQQRVGIARMLLADPDLLLMDEPFAALDALTREALTLELQRIWSTQRKSVLFITHSIPEAVFLADRVLVMSPRPGRIIEDYRPDLPRPRTLETLGDAAFNAACQHLRRHFTHAQAETGAATQAA; translated from the coding sequence ATGAGCGCGGCACTGAGCTTCAAGCGCGTCGGGCTGACCTATCCGACGCGGCGCGGCAGGATACAGGCGCTGGCGGACATCGACCTTGACATCGCGCCGGGCGAGTTCGTGGCGGTGCTGGGTCCTTCCGGCTGCGGCAAGTCCACGCTGCTGAAACTGGCGGCAGGATTGCTGCATCCCACCGAAGGCGACGTCAGCCTGGGTGGCGAAACCGTGACGCGGCCGAGCCGCCGCGCCGGCGTGGTGTTCCAGAAACCCAATCTGCTGCCTTGGAAGACGGTGCTGGACAATGTATTGCTGCCGGCGCGCACCATGAATCTGCCGGCGGAACCGGCGCGCGAACGCGCGCGATCGTTGCTGGACCTGGTATCGCTGGGCGGGTTCGCCGGCAACTATCCGGGCGAATTGTCCGGCGGCATGCAGCAACGCGTGGGCATCGCCCGCATGTTGCTGGCCGATCCCGACCTGCTGCTGATGGACGAGCCCTTCGCGGCCCTGGACGCCCTGACCCGCGAAGCCCTGACGCTGGAACTGCAGCGCATCTGGAGCACGCAGCGCAAATCGGTGCTGTTCATCACCCACAGCATTCCGGAAGCGGTTTTCCTGGCCGACCGGGTGCTGGTCATGTCGCCCCGGCCCGGACGCATCATCGAAGACTATCGCCCCGACCTGCCGCGTCCGCGCACCCTGGAAACGCTGGGTGACGCGGCCTTCAATGCCGCCTGCCAGCATCTGCGTCGCCATTTCACCCACGCCCAGGCCGAGACCGGGGCGGCAACCCAGGCCGCCTGA
- a CDS encoding ABC transporter permease produces the protein MLKRLDITSFLYPLISVAVLIAIWHWSIQAFAIPDYLLPPPGAVFGALYGGFADGTLWPHIWATLAESLAGYAIGCGLAVLLGALLAESRTFERFLYPLLVGLQAMPKVALGPIILVWFGFGMSSKVVLVALVCFFPLFVNTINGIKRTDTELLDACRAFSASRAYLLLHVKLPAAAGDIFSGLQIGVAMALIGAVVGEFLSAQKGLGYLIASASVSMSLATMFAGVLLLAVIGLAGSMLMRQIHQRVVFWESRGDRDAA, from the coding sequence ATGCTGAAACGCCTAGACATCACCTCTTTCCTGTACCCGCTGATCAGCGTCGCCGTGCTCATCGCGATCTGGCACTGGTCCATCCAGGCCTTCGCCATCCCCGACTACCTGCTGCCGCCGCCCGGCGCCGTGTTCGGCGCGCTATACGGCGGCTTCGCCGATGGGACGCTGTGGCCGCATATCTGGGCCACCCTGGCGGAATCGCTGGCCGGCTATGCCATCGGTTGCGGCCTGGCCGTGCTGCTGGGCGCCTTGCTGGCCGAATCCCGCACCTTCGAGCGATTCCTGTATCCGCTGCTGGTCGGGCTACAGGCGATGCCCAAGGTGGCCCTCGGACCCATCATCCTGGTGTGGTTCGGCTTCGGCATGTCGTCCAAGGTGGTGCTGGTCGCGCTGGTGTGCTTCTTCCCCTTGTTCGTCAACACCATCAACGGCATCAAGCGCACGGACACCGAGCTGTTGGATGCCTGCCGTGCGTTTTCCGCCAGCCGGGCCTATCTGCTGCTGCACGTGAAGCTGCCCGCCGCGGCGGGCGATATCTTCTCCGGGCTTCAGATAGGCGTCGCGATGGCGCTGATCGGCGCGGTCGTGGGCGAATTCCTGTCCGCGCAAAAGGGCCTGGGCTACCTGATCGCGTCGGCCTCGGTCAGCATGAGCCTGGCCACCATGTTCGCCGGCGTGCTGCTGCTGGCCGTCATCGGCCTGGCCGGATCCATGCTGATGCGCCAGATCCATCAGCGCGTGGTGTTCTGGGAATCGCGCGGCGACCGCGACGCCGCCTGA
- a CDS encoding NADP-dependent oxidoreductase produces MSRMQAYRIHRFGGPEVLQEEWVDIPEPATGEGLIRVLAASLNPVDFKTREGKYPLVRADRLPYILGRDCAGVLEETRQRVPGIEPGDAVYAFVGQGQGAYAQFVTVPLEGIARKPLSLDFATAAAVPLAGLTAWQGIFDHGGLKGGQRLLIHGAAGGVGHFALQFAKARGAEVFVTASGDSAEFLRGLGADRVIDYKTEDFQREVGDIDVVFDLIGGETQERSWTVLKDGGALISTLNEPSQERARQKNARAARYTARPDGRQLAQIADLIDRDKVRVHVTGVFDFAQMERAQRQLEQGHNRGKLVVTLAPRPDSADGQ; encoded by the coding sequence ATGAGCCGGATGCAAGCCTATCGTATTCACCGCTTCGGGGGCCCGGAGGTCCTGCAGGAGGAATGGGTGGATATACCGGAGCCCGCCACGGGCGAAGGCCTGATACGCGTCCTGGCGGCCAGCCTGAACCCCGTGGATTTCAAGACGCGGGAAGGAAAGTATCCCCTGGTGCGCGCCGATCGGTTGCCTTACATCCTGGGGCGCGACTGCGCGGGCGTCCTGGAGGAAACTCGGCAACGGGTGCCGGGCATCGAGCCGGGCGACGCCGTCTACGCCTTCGTGGGCCAGGGGCAGGGGGCATACGCGCAGTTCGTGACCGTGCCGCTGGAAGGTATCGCCCGCAAACCCTTGTCGCTGGACTTCGCCACCGCGGCGGCCGTGCCGCTGGCCGGGCTGACCGCCTGGCAGGGCATCTTCGACCACGGCGGGTTGAAGGGTGGCCAGCGCCTGCTCATCCACGGCGCGGCGGGCGGCGTCGGGCATTTTGCCCTGCAGTTCGCCAAGGCCAGGGGCGCTGAGGTTTTCGTGACGGCTTCCGGCGACAGCGCGGAATTCCTGCGCGGCCTGGGCGCGGATCGCGTCATCGACTACAAGACCGAGGATTTCCAGCGGGAGGTCGGCGACATCGACGTAGTGTTCGACCTGATCGGCGGCGAAACCCAGGAGCGCTCCTGGACCGTGCTGAAGGACGGCGGCGCGCTGATCTCGACGCTCAACGAGCCGTCACAGGAGCGCGCGCGCCAGAAAAACGCCCGCGCCGCCCGCTACACCGCGCGCCCCGACGGCCGTCAACTGGCCCAGATCGCCGACCTGATCGACCGCGACAAGGTCCGCGTGCATGTGACGGGCGTCTTCGACTTCGCCCAGATGGAGCGCGCCCAGCGGCAACTCGAGCAAGGCCACAACCGCGGCAAGCTGGTCGTGACCCTGGCGCCTCGGCCCGACTCGGCGGACGGGCAGTAG
- a CDS encoding argininosuccinate lyase, with protein sequence MTVATHRARRASRGSRRFAAAGLLALGLACVRADAASGGASGLHDNFFWLGQFNKASIVMTTEQGILPPDIAQKTARAVAQVIAEGDKPGGKRPGDYLQLEPLITKIAGADATRMHSGRSRQDILATTRRVMLRDRLLDLYEALNQAHASVNALAEKYADAIVPAYTNGVQAQPTTYGHYLLAFSDVLDRDAARLRQVYARVNLSPMGAAALGTSSFPIDRKRLADLLGFDGVVDNSYDAAQFSQIDIGAEAASLASTMALSVGAFVQDIHTQYHQPKPWLMLTEGKLTGTSSIMPQKRNPYALNDVRLAASETVGDAMAALVVAHNVEPGMPDYKRGQAQDAVDSATDMYLKLDDMLGGLVLNRERALAEVDADYSTTTELADVLQRDANVPFRIGHHFASELVSYGRQNNLKPADIPYTEAQRIYTASGKANGVDNAKLPLDEARFRQVLTAQNMIASSKGQGGPQPAEVARMLADAKQRLSVDMTWVQSTRDRLTTAQDNLDRAFDAVANPPAKK encoded by the coding sequence ATGACCGTTGCCACACACCGGGCCCGCCGAGCGAGCCGCGGCTCGCGCCGTTTCGCCGCCGCCGGCCTGCTCGCGCTTGGCCTGGCGTGCGTCCGCGCCGACGCCGCGAGCGGCGGCGCCAGCGGCCTGCATGACAATTTCTTCTGGCTCGGCCAGTTCAACAAGGCGTCGATCGTCATGACGACGGAGCAGGGCATCCTGCCGCCGGACATCGCGCAGAAAACGGCGCGCGCCGTCGCCCAGGTGATCGCGGAAGGCGACAAGCCCGGCGGCAAGCGGCCCGGCGACTACCTGCAGCTGGAACCGCTGATCACCAAGATCGCGGGCGCCGACGCCACCCGCATGCATTCCGGCCGCAGCCGCCAGGACATCCTGGCCACCACCCGGCGCGTCATGCTGCGCGATCGCCTGCTGGATCTTTACGAAGCGCTGAACCAGGCGCACGCGTCGGTCAACGCGCTGGCCGAGAAGTACGCCGACGCCATCGTGCCGGCCTATACCAATGGCGTACAAGCGCAACCCACCACCTACGGCCATTATCTGCTGGCGTTTTCCGACGTGCTGGACCGCGACGCCGCGCGCCTGCGCCAGGTCTATGCCCGCGTGAACCTGAGCCCCATGGGCGCGGCGGCGCTGGGCACGTCCAGTTTCCCGATCGACCGCAAGCGCCTGGCCGACCTGCTGGGCTTCGACGGCGTGGTGGACAATTCCTACGACGCCGCCCAGTTTTCGCAGATCGATATCGGCGCGGAAGCCGCCAGCCTGGCCAGCACCATGGCGCTCAGCGTGGGCGCCTTCGTGCAGGATATCCATACGCAGTACCACCAGCCCAAGCCCTGGCTGATGCTCACGGAAGGCAAGCTGACGGGCACCAGCAGCATCATGCCGCAGAAGCGCAATCCGTATGCGTTGAACGACGTGCGGCTGGCCGCCAGCGAAACCGTCGGCGACGCGATGGCGGCGCTGGTTGTGGCGCACAACGTGGAGCCTGGCATGCCCGACTACAAGCGTGGCCAGGCGCAGGACGCGGTGGACTCCGCCACGGATATGTACCTGAAGCTGGACGACATGCTGGGCGGCCTGGTGCTGAACCGCGAACGCGCGCTGGCCGAGGTGGACGCCGATTATTCGACCACCACCGAACTTGCCGACGTCCTGCAGCGCGACGCCAACGTGCCGTTCCGCATCGGCCATCATTTTGCTTCCGAACTGGTCAGCTACGGCCGCCAGAACAACCTGAAGCCGGCCGATATCCCGTACACGGAAGCGCAGCGCATCTATACGGCCTCCGGCAAGGCGAACGGCGTGGATAACGCCAAGCTGCCGCTGGACGAAGCGCGCTTTCGCCAGGTGCTGACCGCGCAGAACATGATCGCCTCCAGCAAGGGCCAGGGCGGTCCGCAGCCCGCCGAAGTCGCGCGCATGCTCGCCGACGCCAAGCAGCGCCTGTCGGTGGACATGACCTGGGTGCAGAGCACGCGCGATCGCCTGACCACCGCGCAGGACAACCTGGACCGGGCCTTCGACGCGGTCGCCAATCCCCCGGCCAAGAAGTAA
- a CDS encoding helix-turn-helix transcriptional regulator translates to MRTAGADSDPGLSMDVVGQLIEEAGTRRSLDVLFDALADMVPFEMVSVLVYRGRGRPILLYDNFDGAAYRQGLDNYLRFSYVLNPCYQAYLGGLRSGVMRIRDLLASGGNAAASGSTGGPAPEAVEAAPVAISDEEEIGYVTVGWPPNRAEVLALVPLPGDAAAEVGLLRPHAAGGFGERDLRCLRQSHPVMAAVIARYWREHSDAAADAGTGAPPDTRIDTAFDDFGKPRLSNREAQVVRMVLQGHSSESIGLHLGISITTVKTHRKNAYAKLGISTQSELLSLFLKTARLLPGEDVASSG, encoded by the coding sequence ATGCGTACAGCCGGCGCGGATTCTGATCCTGGCCTGTCGATGGATGTTGTCGGTCAATTGATCGAAGAGGCCGGGACCCGGCGGTCGCTGGACGTCCTGTTCGATGCGTTGGCGGACATGGTGCCGTTCGAGATGGTGTCGGTGCTGGTGTATCGGGGCCGGGGGCGGCCGATTCTTCTGTATGACAACTTCGACGGGGCCGCGTATCGGCAGGGCCTGGACAACTATCTGCGGTTTTCCTACGTGTTGAATCCCTGCTACCAGGCCTATCTGGGTGGGCTGCGCAGCGGAGTGATGCGGATCCGCGACCTGCTTGCCAGCGGCGGGAATGCGGCCGCCTCCGGGTCGACGGGCGGGCCGGCTCCGGAGGCCGTGGAAGCCGCGCCGGTCGCGATTTCCGACGAGGAGGAAATCGGCTACGTCACGGTGGGCTGGCCGCCGAATCGGGCGGAGGTCCTGGCCCTGGTCCCGCTGCCCGGCGACGCCGCCGCCGAGGTCGGATTGCTGCGTCCGCATGCGGCGGGCGGATTCGGCGAACGGGACCTGCGCTGCCTGCGCCAGTCGCATCCCGTCATGGCCGCGGTCATCGCCAGGTACTGGCGCGAGCATAGCGATGCCGCGGCGGACGCCGGCACCGGCGCGCCGCCGGACACCCGCATCGACACCGCCTTCGACGATTTCGGCAAGCCGAGGTTGAGCAACCGGGAAGCCCAGGTTGTCCGCATGGTGCTGCAAGGCCATTCTTCGGAATCGATAGGCTTGCACCTGGGCATCTCCATCACCACGGTCAAGACGCACCGCAAGAACGCCTATGCCAAGCTCGGCATTTCCACCCAGTCGGAGCTGCTCTCGCTGTTCCTGAAGACGGCCCGCCTCCTCCCCGGGGAGGATGTCGCAAGCAGCGGCTAG
- a CDS encoding aminotransferase class I/II-fold pyridoxal phosphate-dependent enzyme — MKYTRMPIEAQAPEEVGYGRIQNNLSESSIADRKLGELGVDLSDLTLLYGEHRGDLALREQIARQAGSPAIHTDDVLVCAGAAGALFIVSSALLKPDSHLVVVRPNYATNIETPKAIGCEISYVDLSFESGYKTDIDAIERAVRPDTAIISVTCPHNPTGSMMSWDDLLRLDDIARRNDCVVLVDETYRDLSHGEPYPTAASISDRFIAVSSLSKAYGTPGIRVGWLITRNRPLYDLFLAAKEQIGICGSVLDEAVGTAVLAQREAWLKTSNQRNLRHRDILRAWMRDEPYMEWVEPTGGVVCFPRLKVPASFDLDRFYRSLLERHGTYVGPGHWFDMPRHYMRIGYAWVTEQQLRDGLAGISAAIREQLDEHRGG, encoded by the coding sequence TTGAAATACACACGTATGCCGATCGAGGCGCAGGCGCCGGAAGAAGTCGGCTATGGCCGCATCCAGAACAATCTGTCGGAAAGCTCCATCGCCGACCGCAAGCTGGGCGAACTGGGTGTGGACCTGTCCGACCTGACCCTGTTGTACGGCGAGCACCGCGGCGACCTGGCGCTGCGCGAGCAGATCGCGCGGCAGGCCGGCAGCCCGGCGATACATACCGACGACGTGCTGGTGTGCGCCGGCGCCGCCGGTGCCTTGTTCATCGTCTCCAGCGCCTTGCTGAAGCCGGATTCGCATCTGGTCGTGGTGCGGCCGAACTACGCCACCAACATTGAAACGCCGAAAGCGATCGGCTGCGAGATCAGCTACGTCGATCTGTCCTTCGAGTCCGGCTACAAGACGGATATCGACGCCATCGAGCGCGCCGTGCGGCCCGACACCGCCATCATCAGCGTGACCTGCCCGCACAACCCGACCGGCTCGATGATGTCCTGGGACGACCTGCTGCGCCTGGACGACATCGCCCGGCGCAACGACTGCGTGGTGCTGGTGGACGAGACTTACCGCGACCTCAGCCACGGCGAGCCCTACCCGACGGCGGCCAGCATCAGCGATCGTTTCATCGCCGTATCGTCCTTGTCCAAGGCCTATGGCACGCCGGGGATACGCGTCGGCTGGCTGATCACCCGCAACCGGCCGCTCTACGACCTGTTCCTGGCGGCCAAGGAGCAGATCGGCATCTGCGGCTCGGTCCTGGACGAGGCGGTGGGCACGGCGGTGCTGGCGCAGCGCGAGGCCTGGCTGAAGACCAGCAATCAGCGCAACCTGCGCCACCGCGACATCCTGCGGGCGTGGATGCGGGATGAGCCCTATATGGAGTGGGTGGAGCCGACCGGTGGCGTGGTGTGCTTTCCCCGGCTGAAGGTGCCGGCGTCGTTCGACCTGGACCGCTTCTACCGCAGCCTGCTGGAGCGTCACGGCACCTATGTCGGCCCCGGCCACTGGTTCGACATGCCGCGCCATTACATGCGCATCGGCTACGCCTGGGTGACCGAGCAGCAGCTGCGCGACGGCCTGGCGGGGATATCGGCGGCAATCCGCGAACAATTGGACGAACATCGCGGGGGATGA
- a CDS encoding acyl-CoA thioesterase/bile acid-CoA:amino acid N-acyltransferase family protein, with the protein MSGNQGKAGATLWVEPADAAVDVARRIVLAGFPPGPARLRAELRHPDGSVWRSEATFTVGADGMVDLDKQAPASGDWDDADAMAVVWAMKRIQPPTDPERSDEVDTLAIAIDAESADGQASAHATLVQRYVVEGVTRREIQEDGLVGTVFRPAGTEPRPVIIVLNGSGGGIPRQRAALYAAHGYTAFALGYFKAPGLPAHISRTPLEYFEKALRWTRANLDPAHGFVAVTGQSRGGELTLLLASRFPGLVNAAIAYVPSAVVHGTLRAGAPGEAPDSPTWTWQGQALRNVWQDNPQVDWAAFNQVPADGQPVRQAPAFHTPLRDPASVAAARIAVEKIQGPVMLISGTDDGFWPSTLFSEQIATTLEEHGHRWPVEHVCGQGAGHAIGVPNVPATLIAKPHPVAGVVLTGGGTPHANARANRQSWEAVQRFLATAAAAHGAGA; encoded by the coding sequence ATGAGCGGCAACCAGGGTAAAGCCGGCGCCACGCTGTGGGTCGAGCCGGCGGACGCGGCCGTCGACGTCGCGCGCCGCATCGTCCTGGCCGGCTTTCCGCCAGGGCCGGCGCGGCTGCGCGCCGAATTGCGCCATCCGGACGGCAGCGTCTGGCGCAGCGAGGCGACGTTCACGGTCGGCGCCGACGGCATGGTCGACCTGGATAAGCAGGCGCCCGCCAGCGGCGACTGGGACGACGCCGACGCCATGGCCGTGGTCTGGGCCATGAAGCGCATCCAGCCCCCGACCGACCCCGAGCGCAGCGACGAGGTGGACACGCTGGCCATCGCCATCGACGCCGAGAGCGCCGACGGGCAGGCCAGCGCCCATGCCACGCTGGTGCAGCGCTATGTCGTGGAAGGCGTCACGCGCCGTGAGATCCAGGAAGACGGGTTGGTAGGTACCGTATTCCGTCCCGCGGGCACCGAACCCCGGCCCGTCATCATCGTGCTGAACGGCTCCGGCGGCGGCATTCCGCGCCAGCGGGCCGCGCTGTACGCAGCCCACGGCTACACCGCGTTTGCCTTGGGCTATTTCAAGGCGCCCGGCCTGCCGGCGCATATCTCCCGCACGCCGTTGGAGTACTTCGAAAAAGCGCTGCGCTGGACCCGCGCCAACCTGGACCCCGCCCACGGCTTCGTTGCCGTGACGGGCCAGTCGCGTGGCGGCGAACTCACCCTGTTGCTGGCCTCGCGCTTCCCGGGCCTGGTCAACGCCGCCATCGCCTATGTGCCCAGCGCGGTCGTGCATGGCACGCTGCGCGCCGGCGCGCCGGGCGAAGCGCCGGATTCGCCGACCTGGACCTGGCAGGGACAGGCACTGCGCAATGTGTGGCAGGACAACCCCCAGGTCGATTGGGCGGCCTTCAACCAGGTGCCCGCGGACGGCCAGCCGGTGCGGCAGGCGCCGGCCTTCCATACCCCGCTGCGCGACCCCGCCTCCGTCGCCGCCGCCCGCATCGCCGTGGAGAAGATACAAGGCCCCGTCATGCTGATCTCCGGCACCGACGACGGCTTCTGGCCTTCCACCCTGTTCAGCGAACAGATCGCCACCACGCTCGAGGAGCACGGCCACCGCTGGCCGGTCGAACACGTCTGCGGCCAGGGCGCCGGCCATGCCATCGGCGTGCCCAACGTGCCCGCCACGCTGATCGCCAAGCCCCACCCCGTGGCGGGCGTGGTGCTGACCGGCGGCGGCACGCCGCATGCCAATGCCCGCGCCAACCGGCAGTCATGGGAAGCCGTGCAGCGCTTCCTGGCCACCGCCGCCGCCGCGCATGGAGCGGGTGCATGA
- a CDS encoding LysR family transcriptional regulator: MNNSLRRLDLNLLVTLDALLAEHNVTRAARRLHLSQPTVSVQLARLREVLGDPLLLPGPRGMRPTARADELREPLRLALEALERAVAPSRPFDPARAAQTWRAAASDYGESTILLPALAALRAAAPRSRLAILELNPPMLARQADQGDVDLAFHIAAEASPGLRQRSLFVERYVLAGRKGHPRLKRRPTLAQFCTLDHAIVSADGGGFQGVTDAALARLGMTRRVALSVPHFLFLAAVLASTDLVALVPSRLVLGNRALQVVEPPLEVAGFEMLMLWHERLHRDPAHQWLRDLIARSV; encoded by the coding sequence ATGAACAATTCCTTGCGCCGCCTCGACCTGAACCTGCTGGTCACGCTGGACGCCTTGCTGGCGGAACACAATGTGACCCGCGCGGCGCGGCGGCTGCATCTGTCGCAACCCACGGTAAGCGTGCAGCTGGCACGGTTGAGAGAAGTGCTCGGCGACCCGCTGCTGCTGCCCGGCCCGCGCGGCATGCGGCCCACGGCGCGCGCGGACGAATTGCGCGAGCCGCTCCGCCTGGCCCTGGAGGCGCTGGAACGGGCCGTCGCGCCCAGCCGTCCGTTCGATCCCGCGCGGGCCGCACAGACCTGGCGGGCGGCGGCGTCCGACTATGGCGAATCGACCATATTGCTGCCGGCCCTGGCGGCCCTGCGTGCGGCGGCGCCTCGCTCGCGCCTGGCCATACTCGAACTGAATCCGCCGATGCTGGCGCGCCAGGCGGACCAGGGCGACGTGGATCTCGCCTTCCACATCGCCGCCGAAGCGTCGCCCGGGCTGCGGCAGCGCTCGCTGTTCGTCGAGCGCTACGTGCTGGCCGGTCGCAAGGGGCATCCTCGGTTGAAGCGCCGGCCGACCCTGGCGCAGTTCTGCACGCTCGACCACGCCATCGTATCGGCGGACGGCGGCGGCTTCCAGGGCGTGACGGACGCGGCGCTGGCGCGGCTGGGCATGACGCGCCGGGTGGCGCTATCGGTGCCCCATTTCCTGTTCCTGGCGGCCGTATTGGCCAGCACCGACCTGGTGGCCCTGGTGCCGTCCCGGCTGGTGCTCGGCAACCGTGCGCTGCAAGTGGTCGAGCCGCCGCTGGAAGTGGCGGGCTTCGAGATGCTCATGCTGTGGCATGAAAGGCTGCACCGCGATCCCGCGCACCAGTGGCTGCGCGACCTTATCGCACGGTCGGTCTGA